The Paenibacillus phoenicis region CTTTACCCTCATCAGAAAATCGTCTATCATTTTCGGATCGATCGGGTCCTTGATCAAAGAGCTTTTCGGGAAAAAATCTACCGCGCCCAATTGCAACGCCGTTAGCGTTGCTTCTGCTCCTTTGCTGGTCAGTTCGCTCAGCATCACGACCGATACCGGATGATGCTTCATGATGAATTCCAAGGCGGTGATTCCGTCCATCTCCGGCATTTCCACATCCATCGTAACGACGTCCGGTTTGAAACGCTCTATCTTTTCGATGGCTTCAAGGCCGTTGCGGGCGATTCCCACGATAAAAAAATCAGGATCCTTCTCGAACAAGGTGCTGATCGCCTTCCTCATAAAGGCGGAATCATCGACGATGAGCACACCGTACCGACTCAATTCGCTTTGCCTCCCTGTGATAAAGTCTCGTCCAAATGATGAACTCCCGAATCATTGCTCCGCTTTCGGTAGTAAAATGTCGAATGAGCATGAATCGTCTCGAAATTGGTGTTCATGCCTGTGAGCGTTTCGGCATGTCCCAGAAATAAATAGCCCCCCGGATTTAATAAACGGTCAAACTTCGCTATGACCCGTCGCGTGGCTTCCGAATCGAAATAAATGAGCACATTTCTGCAAAAAAGGATATCGACTTTTTCGACCGGCGCCAAATCCTGGTCATTTAAGAGATTCGCATACCGGAATTCAATCCTGTCTTTGATGAAGCCCTTGATTTGAAATCCATCATCTTGCGGAATAAAATACCTGTCCAACATCTCCTTAGGAGTCCGGCGGAAGCATAACGAATTCTTAGGGTACCACCCGCGTCTTGCGATTTGCAGAACCTTTCGATTAATGTCGGTTGCAATGATATGTACAGACTTTAGCGGTACAATGCCTGATTCTGCGATGGTCATCGCCAAGCTGTAAGGTTCTTCTCCCGTGGAGCACGCGGCGCTCCAAATCCGAATACATTTTTTATCACGGAATTGGGGAAGAATCACATGGCTCAATTCATTGAGCTGACTCTCTTCACGAAAAAAATAGGTTTCGTTGTTCGTAATGAGTTCAACAAGGTGATCCCATTCTTGCGGGTTCCTTGTTAAGCATTCGATGTACTCCCCGAACGTCATATTCAGACCGGATAGTCTCTTTGAGACTTTCGAGGCCAGTAGCGGAAGATTGTCCAAGTAATTCAGTCCGCAAAGATCATAAATCATTTGCGCCAAATCTTTGAGGCGCATCTTATGATCCTGAATTTCGCTTAAGTACTCCATATTCATTTCATCTTGCAACTCCTATATGAGCAGCTCTTGGACTAAGCCTTTAGCGTCCTCTCCATGGTTCATATTAAAATACGAAGTGAATTTTTTATTGTGGAAGATTGGTCTGCCAATTCTCTCGCCACTGCAACCATTCTTCCCACATCTTGAATATTCCGCTCAGCAGCGCGCTTTGCTTCGGATATCGCCTTTTCAAGGTTGTTTGTTTCTTTCGTTTGAAATTTCGCCGCTTCCGTAATTTCGGCAGCCTGTTTTGTAAGGTTACCGACAACTTTTACAATATCCTGTCCGTGTTTTGCTTGTTCCACTGTAGCTGCAGTAATCTGACGCACTTGTTCGCGGGCATTCACGACTCCCTTGATGATCTCTTCAACGCCGATGGCCTGCTCCTTCGCCGCCTGCGTCACCATCGCGGCCTGACTTGCTACATTTTCCACCGCTCTTACGATATTTTCACCTTGCTTAGCCTGTTCGCCCGTCGCTACAGTGATTTGCCGCACCTGTTCGCGAGCGTTCACGACACCTTTAACGACTTCTTCGACGGCAGCGGCCTGCTCCTTCGTCGCCTGCGTCACCATCGCTGCTTGACTTGCTACATTTTCCACCGCTCTTACGATATTTTCACCTTGCTTAGCTTGTTCGCCCGTCGCTACGGTAATTTGATGCACTTGTTCACGGGCGTTCACGACTCCCTTGATGATCTCTTCGACGCCGATGGCCTGCTCCTTCGTCGCCTGCGTCACCATCGCTGCTTGACTTGCTACATTTTCCACCGCTCTTACGATATTTTCACCTTGTCTGGCCTGTTCGCCGGTCGCTACGGTGATCTGGCGCACCTGTTCACGGGCGTTCACAACGCCTTTCACGATTTCTTCGACGCCGGCGGCTTGTTCCTTCGTCGCCTGCGTCATCATCTCCGCTTGATTGGTTAATGCGCCTACGGCTTTAACAATCTGTTCGCTTCCTTTAGCCTGTTCAACGGTGGCCGTCGTAATTTGTCTGATTTCGTTCGTAATTTTCTCGACTCCGGTTACGATTTTTTCGATGGCTATGCCTGTTTCATCCGCCAATTTATTTCCTTGTTCGACTTTGACCATGCCGATTTCGATCGCTTTAATGGCATCGGTTGTTTCGCTTTGGATCCCTTTAATTAATTGGGCAATTTCCTTGGTGGCTTTTGCGCTCCTTTCAGCGAGTTTTCTCAC contains the following coding sequences:
- a CDS encoding CheR family methyltransferase, giving the protein MNMEYLSEIQDHKMRLKDLAQMIYDLCGLNYLDNLPLLASKVSKRLSGLNMTFGEYIECLTRNPQEWDHLVELITNNETYFFREESQLNELSHVILPQFRDKKCIRIWSAACSTGEEPYSLAMTIAESGIVPLKSVHIIATDINRKVLQIARRGWYPKNSLCFRRTPKEMLDRYFIPQDDGFQIKGFIKDRIEFRYANLLNDQDLAPVEKVDILFCRNVLIYFDSEATRRVIAKFDRLLNPGGYLFLGHAETLTGMNTNFETIHAHSTFYYRKRSNDSGVHHLDETLSQGGKAN